The Setaria italica strain Yugu1 chromosome IX, Setaria_italica_v2.0, whole genome shotgun sequence genome has a window encoding:
- the LOC101777841 gene encoding heterogeneous nuclear ribonucleoprotein Q translates to MTASATDDGTSPAPNVTEGETPAAADVGAAVEEGEKMNVGVTAAVEENGEVEPEEDPDEQAEDEEEEEVDAGEVEAAYGMEAALMEPLVVLKPSEEDAPEELEGEKEKLDEEPEEVEEGKEECNGVEEKGLVDGSVEAVSDMNEVSKQEHGKCGNTNKDKVVDQSSNVSDSGRSKSDDAQNYELAGGLEIFVDGLPKDCVEEDIAMVFSQCGEVKSVRIIKNSSTEKSKDIAFVCYASIEAAKKALVEFKEGIEVKGEKVRVSACQDNSTLYLGNICKGWTKDQVLTTLKSIGIQECKITFPTYKGGCRGFAFLKFASHYYARAAFRRLMKPDAIFGTDRSAKVSFYQTTIKPSENVIEAKKVYLEYVPLSWDEDKVKECCQQYGKILKVDLFQISKNMESETFSFVEFSSSKSALACVEGINNTKIVDGGFKLSACLARPKSGLKVNSSAASEGATTSKKEKGHTGKAVIDTGSPHKLPKGNKNNLTSRTKEVLGKMNSPSKLSNDYDLKLTTQGAAEVLQTSKPSEGNRDVGKNRNASVNQKPSKKARNNCNADESQQTYQGAAEQISNSSKRKRKSRRNKNIYINERPLKKAHNNSNVDRSSRSKAYASDLEPHAGFIPPTSRVHSNHAYDQRRTAEYDIHPIDRHPYARETAASRSAYSGYTSHAGYEAGYTYVYPPPPPPSGSYYRGNGSYIPRRGDY, encoded by the exons ATGACTGCATCCGCCACCGACGATGGTACCTCTCCGGCGCCCAACGTGACGGAGGGAGAAACCCCAGCGGCGGCCGATGTTGGAGCAGCGGTCGAAGAGGGCGAGAAGATGAATGTGGGGGTTACTGCTGCAGTTGAGGAGAACGGTGAGGTGGAGCCTGAGGAGGATCCTGACGAGCAGGCggaagatgaggaggaagaggaagtggATGCGGGGGAGGTGGAGGCTGCGTATGGGATGGAGGCGGCGTTGATGGAGCCCCTGGTGGTGTTGAAGCCCAGCGAGGAGGACGCACCTGAAGAGCTGGAGGGGGAGAAGGAAAAGCTGGATGAGGAACCCGAGGAGGTGGAAGAGGGCAAGGAGGAATGCAATGGTGTTGAGGAGAAAGGCTTGGTGGATGGATCCGTGGAGGCTGTGTCAG ATATGAATGAAGTATCCAAACAGGAACATGGTAAATGTGGCAACACAAATAAGGATAAAGTTGTTGATCAATCGAGCAATGTCAGTGATAGCGGTAGAAGCAAAAGTGATGATGCGCAGAACTATGAACTTGCTGGAGGTCTTGAAATATTTGTTGACGGATTGCCTAAAGATTGTGTTGAGGAAGACATTGCAATGGTGTTTTCTCAATGCGGGGAGGTCAAATCGGTTAGGATAATTAAGAATTCATCAACCGAAAAGAGCAAAGATATTGCATTTGTCTGTTATGCGAGCATTGAAGCTGCAAAGAAGGCTCTCGTTGAATTCAAGGAGGGAATTGAG GTAAAAGGAGAAAAGGTTAGGGTATCTGCCTGTCAAGATAATAGTACCCTTTACCTGGGAAACATATGCAAGGGCTGGACCAAAGATCAG GTTCTGACTACCTTAAAAAGTATTGGAATTCAAGAATGCAAGATAACTTTTCCCACTTACAAGGGAGGATGCAGAGGGTTTGCTTTTCTTAAATTTGCCTCGCATTACTATGCCAGAGCAGCATTTCGACGGTTAATGAAACCAGATGCTATTTTTGGCACTGATAGAAGTGCTAAAGTATCTTTTTATCAAACTACCATAAAACCAAGTGAGAATGTTATAGAG GCTAAAAAAGTATACCTGGAATATGTCCCTCTTTCTTGGGATGAGGATAAAGTTAAAGAATGCTGTCAACAATATGGGAAGATTCTGAAAGTTGACCTTTTCCAGATATCAAAGAACATGGAAAGTgaaaccttttcttttgttgaattCTCATCCAGCAAGAGTGCATTAGCTTGTGTGGAAGGAATAAATAATACAAAGATTGTTGATGGAGGCTTCAAG TTGTCTGCTTGTCTTGCTCGGCCTAAAAGTGGTTTGAAGGTCAATAGTAGTGCAGCTTCAGAAGGTGCTACTACATCTAAGAAGGAAAAAGGCCACACAGGGAAGGCTGTTATAGATACAGGTTCACCACATAAATTGCCAAAAGGCAATAAGAACAATCTTACCTCTCGGACAAAGGAGGTCCTTGGGAAGATGAATTCACCAAGTAAATTATCAAATGATTATGATTTAAAGCTAACCACACAAGGCGCTGCAGAAGTACTGCAAACATCCAAACCTTCTGAAGGGAACAGGGATGTTGGGAAGAACAGAAATGCCTCTGTAAACCAAAAACCATCAAAGAAAGCGCGAAATAATT GTAATGCTGATGAGAGCCAGCAAACCTATCAAGGTGCTGCAGAGCAAATATCTAACAGttccaaaaggaaaaggaaatctCGCAGGAATAAAAATATCTATATAAATGAAAGACCACTGAAGAAAGCACATAACAATA GTAATGTGGATAGAAGTTCGAGATCTAAAGCATATGCCTCTGATCTG GAACCTCATGCTGGATTCATCCCTCCTACAAGTCGAGTTCACAGCAACCATGCATATGATCAGCGAAG AACTGCAGAATATGATATCCATCCAATAGATCGTCATCCTTATGCTAGAG